gctgaaacTTTAACAAAGCGACtcgttgcttttattgtttaagtGCAGCGGGGCCAACGGGGTCATGTACGTATGTCTGCAACTACACAAGTGTGAATTTtcctatatgtatgtatctgcATTCGtgtgcgtacgtgtgtgtgtgtgtgtgtattttgctctatttataattcaattgtaaatgcatttcaattacGTGCACATTAAACAAGCTTGGCAAAGAGCAAGTTTTGTGGCTCCTGCAAACAGTGGCTGACCAGAACAGGGCCAAGACCGGGTCCGACACCGGGACCGAGACCGAGGCCGAGACAGTGACCAGCTCCAGGACACGGTTCAACTTGACCACTTGACCATTAGCCATTAGCAGCGCCAACTTGGCGTACGTTTCGTTTCGCTTCGTATTCGCTTCTGGGACAATTGGACCATTATTAAAACGCGTTGAGATGGCAAAACGCAAgtggcaacaaaacaaaacaaaaactcaactcaactcgactcaacagcagccaacaagagcagcagcaacacgagGAATAACaatgcaacagctgcaacaacaacaacacaatcGTAATGGGCTATAAAGTTTGAGGTGTGCGTacgtgtgtatctgtgtgtgtgtgtgtgtgtgtgtgtgtgcgagactGGGCTGTGTATTTGGGCAAGTTAAACACAATAATTTATGTCGGCATACaaagaaaatcaataaaattgcGATAGATTTAATGAGATGTGCTCCTCAGAATGATAAAATCAAAGAGCCATGGCCTTACTTACCAAGACCAAGGCCCATAACTCCGTGTCAACGTGGCTGGAAACCCATTTTGAATCGAATTGAGACCgaaattatattgtttaccATGAACCGAGCTCTTTAGCGGATTAGTTAAATAGAGACCTGAAAGCTGAAAGCAATTATTTTTTCtcaattgaaatataattGTAAAGTGTTAAGGCTAAAAAATAAAGCTACAAAAATAAGTTACTATAAACACAATACGAAACTTattgaaaaatgatttttgacgagcttttaaatttcaaaactGCAAACCCGACATATTGAATGGGTGTCAAACGGCTTAAACCAACTTTCTATTTTAAGGTTCGCTTTGTGAATTAGGCTTTACAAATTCAGATTTTTGTTCAATTATTAGTTGATAGTTGAGGCCTTAAATATTATGCCTGAGCAATAATCTTACGCGGCTTAAGGCACCAATTGGTTTTCAAACCTACTTTTTATTAGTGCTTTTTAACTAACGACcaaaatgaacaacaaaaatttaacaCAACAACCTGGCTTATAAAAAGATACTTCTCTCATGGATTTATTCGTATGGAATTTTCCTGCTCCTTGGCCAACTTGATTTTCTTGCTTTTCTTCTGCAGCTTTGCATTCAGCTTCCGTTTGGACTCATCTAGATGGCCATAGTGACGTTTCAGTTGATGCCAAAGACAGGGTACACTCAATTCAGCATAACCAGGCATAATAATCATAGGTTCTATGAatctaaacaaaaataacttcACTTTGCGATTCTGAAAAGAGAGAAATACCTCAAAGCGATATTTATGAATAGAGCTTTGCTCTGCTCTTACCAAGGAATCGGGACACTGTATGTAGATGCGTTTGCGCGAggcaacaaatatataatcctCCTGTTCAATCTCGGTTTTAATGGGCACCGGCGGTGAGATCACAGCGGGCCACATTTCTTGGATGCGCATATGCAGTTCCACCTTGTGGCTCCATTCCTTGTAATTGTCACGGCCCGACAGACGCGGGATTACATTAGCTTGACGATGAGCgagcatttttcaatttaatttcgatTCAGTGAAAATAACAACTGAACTATGATATCCGCTTGACAGCACTGGGAATGCCAGCTCAAGCCTGCTTTAACAAAAGCCCAAACGTATTTCGAGTGCACTTAAACCGAGCACCTCAGATCTTGGACCTCATTTTGTGTTCAGGCAAGCGTTTAGCTGCAATCCTTGCAGGTTTTTTGGGCCGTAACCACGACTCTAATGAGTCCTTGTACCGGCGCATTTTACAATTAGCCAAGAGTCAGCAAAGTGCCAGCCACCTGTAGTCCTGTTGTCCTCCAGTCCTGTACTCCTGCTCTGCTCCCAACagctgacacacacacacacacacaccccaccCGGCTGACGCTCATCCCTTCATAGTCTTTGGCAATTAAGTCCCTGGCCAAACGTTGACCACACACCAAATGACTGTAGCCAGTTTGCTTTCATTAATTTTTGGTTGTAATCCTTGCTGAAgcctttcatttcattttagtTGTCGACTCtcagctattgttgttgtttctgttgttcctgttgttctACGTGCGTGTGCATAGTTCGTCTCAGGCTTTTTCACACTTTGTTTCTACGTGCTGATACACTACGATGCCCAAAGGCTGTTGCTATTTTGTGGAACTGTGTGGctaaatatatgatatttatGGCGCGTGTAAGAAATGTGCACACAAGTATTGTCTTTTCTAATTGCGAACATGTCCCAAATTTCaacatatttcattttcatttcatatttatttcctACATAAACAGCCAAACAGTATAAAAGCTAACATTTTTGCGGGACACGCAGAAGCATGGGTTAAAATAACATAGGGCAGAGATCAACCTTGtttcaaatacatttttaaaaaagtatATGGAAAACAAAGTTATGAAACAACTGAACCTTGAGGCTAGAGCTCGGCTAGAACAACCGACTGCAGTCCTGGCTGTAAGGacctttatttaaaattgctcATTAAAACCAACAAAGGGAAGGTCTGTTGCCTGAAAATATTAGCATAAAGATTGTAAGCAAGTTCATTATTACAGGCTATTAAAACATGCTTttaatatacatgtatatttgTAATGGGAGTTCAGTGAGAAAACGCgagttttcaatttaaaatattcatttttctTGAAtacagtatttttttttttgcaaattccCTTCCGAGATTTCCGATTTCTTTTCACACTTTCAAGCTGATATTCTAGCATAAACTAGCCTTGCATGAAGAGCATTTGGAAGTCGGCTTGCGAGATCGTGTATCATTTTTGCTTCCGAATGACTGTTGAGTTTTTTTTCACAGTGGTCATGTTTTTACAACTGGGCCATGTCCAGCAGCGCCGTAGCCACGTTAATGACTTTTGTGCTGCGCCTGTCGCAcggcaaatgttttaaaacTGCACCCGAaaagagttgttgttgttgttgttgtttttgctgccagCTGGCCAGCGATTGCCGGCCGGTTAGCGCGTTTGCCGCAGCCGCCCGCAGTGTTTGCCCGGACAGCGGGCAACCGAGTCATTTGTACAGGTTTTTTGCAGACTTGCTATGAATAAGGCGGGGGCGATATGCTTGCCGGCATCGGGGGCGGTAGGCGGTGGGCGGTAAGGGAATTGTTAATTAAAGTATTGTCTCCTCGTTGCTGGCAAAATGAACAAGTGGACAAGGactcgtcgttgttgtcgctgtcgttgtagttgtcgttgttgtcgctgtcctGGGCATGGCCCTGGCTGCCCTGGCCGTCAATTGTCGAACATGGTGCTCTACAGTTCCACTTAACAGCTACAATGGGCACTTTGCCACAATGAATTCAAATGGATGCCCTGACCGGGTTGCAgattttttttacaatctCCGACACCCTGCCCTgcacctctctctctctttcgctctctcttcCGCTCTTATGCACCCTCTCTGTGGCGCTGCCATGTTTGCtatatgtgttgttattgttgttgtgtcgcttcagacacacacacataagcacacacacgtgcacatgACATGCACACAATGACAGCTGACTGTTGGCTTCCAAAAGCCCCCGAGGCATACGAGTCAAGTACAAACAGAGTGAGCCGAGGAGGGAAGGGGAGCAGAGCGGAGTGGAATATGGTACTCCCCGCTCGCGGGCACATTTTGGCCCGACGCGACGTCCGTCGTGTTGTGATTCTTTAATGAAAGCTTTAATTTGGGTTTACCAATTAAAACTACGTGGCAAATGCAATATACATgctgcccacacacacacacgcacacacataatacaaaagaaatgccaagagaaagaacaaaacaaatacatgcatacatataggAACAGTcccatatgatatatatacgcatgcatctagatatatatacacacacgttCGCCGCGCCAGACGTGTAAATTGAAGCTAAGATGTAATGGCGGACAGGACGAGTCCTTGTGTGGCCTCTTTGGTGTGGGTAAAACGAATGAAAAATAACTgcacaattttggtaaatgcTCAAGTACAGTCTGCCACAAAACAGTATTGAAGCAATTGGCCTGTGAAATTTGGCAACAGTTGTCAAATGCAATTCTAGAGGtcatgcatttaaattgaatgaaCTTCTATTAGTTGATTTAGCTTGGTTTCATTTGGTTAGAATGCCACTTAGAGTGCAAGCTGCATAAATTAGTAggcatttataaaattaatcgAATGGAAGCACTGAAGTTTGGCAACGCCGCTTGGTAAAATAAAGATGTACGTCTACAAACTTGGTTATTTAGAACCAAATACTTAGAATAAATACACATCCTTCTCCTGGCGGAATGACTGATGTGCAATCAACGTACAGGCAAAAGCGGAAAACAGGAAAGATTTGTGAACGATTTGTTCATGCTTCTCTGTGTAAAACCTCCCAATTAGGACTTTATAATGAATGGAGGAACATTTCATTTCCTTCCGCTTACCTTCTATTTTAAAATCTTTGTAATTAATGCATAGAGGGGGTTTTCACCGATTATTGGTAAGTCCACTTGCGAAAAATGTATGGTAAATCGATTAAAGTATACAATAATATGTAAACAGAATAAAAATTGCAAGCACCTGTTCACAGTTGAAGCATAATGTTGTGTTCTTAAATATTCTTGAGCACATTTGCTGGCTGCAATCCATTAATTAAGGCAGCCATTGAATAGTGGCTTGGCTCAAGTGACTTGTCTTACGTTCCACCCCATTACAATCACGTACGTACATGACGAAACAAGTCCGTACATGAAACATGGAGCGCACGGAGCTGCAGAGTCAACTGCAGCTGACCAAACAACACCTGCCCGGCTGCCAATGGCCGCAAGGCGACTTCCGTTTCCTTCCGCTGCTCAACTCGTGcgcacctttttttttttttacttttacttaaTTTAGCCGGACAGCCACCGCCGCACCCCAGTCCGCATAGCCCACAGCTCCAGACAGTCCATCCGTGTACACGTCAGCAGCGACATTATTGCTCTTGTTGTCCAGGTGCAGGCAGGGGTGGGTGGGCTGTTGTCCGCTGTTGCAAGGGACGCTATTATAACGCCATTTTGtgcttcacacacacacacacacatgcacaccttTGGCCACTaattttttacacatttttctcCATTATCCTTGCCTgctgttatatatttttttttgttgcctttttctGTTTTACAGAACGATACAATGCGCTTGCTGTACATGTATCACGCACAGGATCCACCGCACGGCTCGGTGCGTCCCGGCACGCTGCCCGATCCGGCGCGCGCCTTCCGACCTTATCGGCCCATGGTGCTCATGCAGCGCGCTCAGCTGCAGTTGCCATCGCCGCATGATGAGCGCGTCCGTGTGCTGGAACTGCGCAACGAGGACGTGGAGCTGCCTCCGGGCGATACGCCGCTTTTTTGGTGCAAAATGTTCAAGCTGGAGGATATCAATCGAAAGCACCATCTCATTCGGGTAAGAACTAACGTGGCCATTGCTAAACGTTAATACTTATACACAATGCATAATTGAGGGCAAGTGCAGTCTGCTGCATTTGGCGtcctctttttgttgttgtttttttttttttttttttttgtcgctgATGATGCTCCTTGGCCTCGGCATaaccaaattgaaatattaaaaatttatttatctcTGTCTCTACATGCTCTCCGCGCACGCTGGATTGTCTCTGGACCTgttcattttcttttcatgGGACCGACAGTACGAGCCGATTTATGATTCATCGTCCAGCGTACACTACTTGCAGCACATAACGCTCCACGAGTGCCAAGGGTCGCACTCGGAGCTGGAGGAGCTGGCACGCGAACAGGGGAGACAGTGCATGGGCGCCCGTTCCATTCCGCTGGCATGCAATGCCATTGTTGCCTCCTGGTCGCGGGGCAGCGAGGTAAGCATCAGATTCGACTGCACTCAACTCAGCTCAACTTATCCCCATACCCCATCAGTGTCAGAACCATAACCATGCAATATTAATTTAACCTTCGCAAATGCCTTCCTTTCAACATAAAATGCAAGTTAATTCTCCTCGAGTGCGCGAagttttaaatacccttgctgaTTTattaaaagcgaaaaaaaaactttaagctagccaaaagaaaattttaattttataacatcttTAATCATTATTAATTGCTTAATTTACAAAAACTTACTTCACTACCGAAAAAGTTgcacagtttttatttaagtaattatttgtatattgtttttagaCTTTCATTTTAAGGAATAATCACTTCAGCATTGATAAAGGGTGTATTCTTATATTCCACCATGTTCACCTCCATCCAGACAGACTTTACAAACTGTACGTGCACATGCTTATCTATTAATTTATGGTACTCAATTTCGGCAAGGGTATACTcgcataaaaaaagaaatggctTGGCCTTCTGCACTTTCGGAACCTTTTTGCCATGCTTTTCATAATTTCATCACAGGAGCGCTGCCATAATGCAGTGCCCATGTCGCGCCGCCAGGGGGCGCTGCGCACTGCCATGCAATTGAATGGCAACGGCTTGCGCTGCCGCTGGAGATGGCGATAGCGGTGGAGTGGGGGGGCGGGGCCTGTAGCTGATGTTGCTGCGCATTTAAATTGCACATGGCCATGGCATTAACTTCCGTCCTTCATTTTCCAACCATGTGCATGCATACAggcaaacatatatacatatataaatatgtatatgacaAACAACACTCGCGCAGCTTCTTTTTGAAAGTCGCTGCACAACGTAAAAAGCAGTATTTCGGTTTTATATCTTACTGTCCGTTCGTCTGTCCGGAATATGTCATCATGTAAATCCAGCTTCTATGCAGATCGAGCCAAAATATATTCAACAGCTGTTTCca
The sequence above is a segment of the Drosophila virilis strain 15010-1051.87 chromosome 3, Dvir_AGI_RSII-ME, whole genome shotgun sequence genome. Coding sequences within it:
- the LOC6622488 gene encoding uncharacterized protein, which produces MLAHRQANVIPRLSGRDNYKEWSHKVELHMRIQEMWPAVISPPVPIKTEIEQEDYIFVASRKRIYIQCPDSLNRKVKLFLFRFIEPMIIMPGYAELSVPCLWHQLKRHYGHLDESKRKLNAKLQKKSKKIKLAKEQENSIRINP